In Dromaius novaehollandiae isolate bDroNov1 chromosome 2, bDroNov1.hap1, whole genome shotgun sequence, one DNA window encodes the following:
- the LOC135327383 gene encoding alanine aminotransferase 1-like: MQKGDRCHGDTEGIHRYGVEAVATTTGHVAPREGAAPASGPRRPPPLQPLLQRAAALQRELEQGKDKPFTEVVWCHSGDPAAAGRRPLALLRQVAAACVCPELLGTVSAEAGQLARRVLQHLHGGSPGAYNLEYVTGAVADAAARFLQRRDGGIACAPGSVVPCGGTAAAVLDVVSLVADAGAARRAAVLLPAPGPPLHAAAAALAGTAAVPYRLAEERGWDVDVAEVRRALRQARARCDPKVLCVVNPGDPTGHVLSRQSMEDIIRLVHEENLLLLADEVHQDSVATPGRPFLSFKRVLCEMGAPLATTVQLVSFYSLSKSIAGESGFRAGFFELVNIDPGILKCFYTWGLSVYPPILGQVLLHMLLEPPGPDEPCYAAFAAEEQAVRSDLALKARLVQDLLAGAPGISCQPVQGGVRAFPRIQLPPRAVREAQEQGLEPDFFFCQKLLEATGIVLAPGSAFGQQEGTYHVGLSLLLPAETLRRVLGTVAEYHAAFVRDFS; encoded by the exons ATGCAGAAGGGGGACCGTTGCCATGGTGACACAGAGGGAATCCATCGCTACGGCGTGGAGGCAGTTGCCACAACAACGGGCCACGTGGCACCGCGGGAGGGGGCTG CCCCAGCgtccgggccgcgccgcccccccccgctgcaGCCGCTGCTCCAGCGCGCCGCCGCCCTACAGCGGGAACTGGAGCAG GGCAAGGACAAGCCCTTCACGGAGGTCGTGTGGTGCCACTCGGGAgacccggccgccgccggccgccggccccTCGCCCTCCTCCGGCAG GTGGCTGCCGCCTGCGTCTGCCCCGAGCTGCTGGGCACCGTGTCGGCCGAGGCCGGGCAGCTCGCGCGCCGCGTCCTGCAGCACCTGCACGGCGGCAGCCCAG GGGCTTACAACCTGGAGTACGTCACCGGCGCGGTGGCCGACGCGGCGGCCCGGTTCCTGCAGCGGCGCGACGGTGGCATCGCCTGCGCCCCCGGCAGCGTGGTGCCCTGCGGCGGCACGGCGGCGGCCGTGCTg GACGTGGTGTCGCTGGTGGCGgacgcgggggcggcgcggcgggcggccgtgctgctgccggcgccgggacccccgttgcacgcggcggcggcggcgctggccgggACGGCCGCCGTGCCCTACCGGCTGGCCGAGGAGCGGGGCTGGGACGTGGACGTCGCCGAGGTGCGGCGGGCGCTGCGCCAGGCCCGGGCGCGCTGCGACCCCAAGGTGCTCTGCGTCGTCAACCCCGGCGACCCCACGG GCCACGTGCTGAGCCGGCAGAGCATGGAGGACATCATCCGGCTGGTGCACGAGgaaaacctgctgctgctggcggacGAG GTGCACCAGGACAGCGTGGCCACCCCCGGGCGCCCCTTCCTCTCCTTCAAGCGGGTGCTGTGCGAGATGGGCGCCCCGCTGGCCACCACCGTCCAGCTCGTCTCCTTCTACTCCCTCTCCAAGAGCATCGCCGGCGA GAGCGGTTTCCGAGCCGGCTTCTTCGAGCTGGTCAACATCGACCCCGGCATCCTCAAGTGCTTCTACACGTGGGGGCTCTCCGTCTACCCCCCCATCCTGGGCCAGGTCCTGCTGCACATGCTCCTGGAGCCCCCGGGGCCCGACGAGCCCTGCTACGCCGCCTTCGCCGCG gaggagcaggcggtgcGGAGCGACCTGGCCCTCAAGGCCCGGCTGGTGCAGGACCTGCTCGCCGGGGCGCCCGGCATCAGCTGCCAGCCCGTGCAGGGCGGCGTGCGCGCCTTCCCCCGCATCcagctgccgccccgcgccgtgCGGGAGGCCCAG GAGCAGGGCCTGGAGCCCGATTTCTTCTTCTGCCAGAAGCTGCTGGAGGCGACGGGCATCGTGCTGGCCCCGGGGAGCGCGTTcgggcagcaggagggcacctacCACGTCGG GCTgtcgctgctgctgcccgccgagACGCTGCGCCGGGTGCTGGGCACCGTGGCCGAGTACCACGCCGCCTTCGTGCGGGACTTCTCCTGA